CTCCCACCGGGCGAAGGACGGCTCGCCCGGTGTTTTCTACTTTGCGGGCGGGAATGAGTCGAGAGAGCACGGGGGCGGAGGCGGCGTCGCGGGACCCGGAGGCGAAGGCGGAGCGGCGGCGCGAGTGGCTGCTGCTCCTCGTGCTGGCGGCGGTGCAGTTCTGCCACATCATGGACTTCGTGATCGTGATGCCGCTGGGGCCGCAGCTCATGCGCTCCTTCCGCATCACGCCCGAGCAGTTCGGGCTGATCGTGTCGGCGTACACCTTCAGCGCGGCGGTGTCGGGGCTGCTGGCGGCGTTCTTCATGGACCGCTTCGACCGCAAGACGGCGCTCCTGGGGCTGCTCACCGGCTTCGGGGTGGGGACGCTGCTCTGCGCGCTGGCGCCCTCGTACCCCTTCCTCCTCGCCGCGCGGGTGGCCGCCGGCGCGTTCGGCGGGGTACTGGGGGCGGTGGTCTTCGCCGTCGTGGGCGACCAGATCCCCCCCGCGCGGCGCGGCACGGCCATGGGGATCGTCACCTCCGGGTTCAGCGCGGCCTCGGTGCTGGGGCTGCCGGTCGGGCTCTTCCTGGCCGCGCAGTCGTCCTGGCACGCGCCGTTCTACCTGCTGGCGGCGGCCACGGCGGCGGTGATCGCGCTCGGCTTCTTCGCGCTGCCGCCGATGCGCGCGCACCTGGCGGCGGAGCGGCGCCCCCCGCTGGGCGAGGTGATCGAGGTGGTGCGCGAACCGCGGCACCTGCGGGCGTTCGCGCTGATGGTGGGGCTCATGTTCGGCGGCTTCACCGTCTCCCCTTTCCTGAGCCCGTACCTGGTGGCCAACGTGGGGGTGAAGGAGGCGGAGCTCAGCTTCGTCTACCTCTTCGGCGGGCTGTTCACCCTGCTCAGCGGGCCGCTGGCGGGGCGGCTGGCCGACCGCCACGGCCACGCGCGCGTGTTCATGGCCGCGGCGCTCGTCTCCATCGTCCCCATCCTGGCGGTGACGCACCTGCCGCGCGCGCCGCTCTGGGTGGCGCTGGTGGTGACCACGGTGATGATGATGGGCTTCTCGGCGCGCATGGTGCCCTCGATGGCGCTCATCACCGGGAGCGTGGAGCCCCGGCGGCGGGGCGGCTTCATGAGCGTGAACTCGTCGATCCAGCAGATGTCGGCCGGGCTGGCGGCGATGCTGGCCGGGCAGGTCGTCGGCGGCTCGGCGGCCACGGGGATCACGCGCTTCGGCACCGTGGGGCTGATCGCCGCCGGCGCCACCCTGCTCTGCCTCCCGCTGGCCGCCCGCATCCGCCCCGCGGAGCCGGTAGCGCCGCTCCGGCCGGCCGCACGGCGCGCGGACCAGACCGAGATTTCAGGCGATGCCGAGCCGCGGCGCGCCACCGGAACCTGAAAGGACACTCCCTTGGCTGCTTCTACGCCCGACGGGGCCGGGAAGAAAAAGAAGAAGAGCTCGCCCGAGGCGTGGCGCGAGGCGCGCCGGCTGATGTGGGCGCACCGGCGCTACCTGGGCGTGGGCCTGGTGCTGATGCTGGTGAGCCGCGTGGCCGGGCTGGTGCTGCCGGCCAGCACCAAGTTCCTGATCGACG
Above is a window of Longimicrobium sp. DNA encoding:
- a CDS encoding MFS transporter; translated protein: MSRESTGAEAASRDPEAKAERRREWLLLLVLAAVQFCHIMDFVIVMPLGPQLMRSFRITPEQFGLIVSAYTFSAAVSGLLAAFFMDRFDRKTALLGLLTGFGVGTLLCALAPSYPFLLAARVAAGAFGGVLGAVVFAVVGDQIPPARRGTAMGIVTSGFSAASVLGLPVGLFLAAQSSWHAPFYLLAAATAAVIALGFFALPPMRAHLAAERRPPLGEVIEVVREPRHLRAFALMVGLMFGGFTVSPFLSPYLVANVGVKEAELSFVYLFGGLFTLLSGPLAGRLADRHGHARVFMAAALVSIVPILAVTHLPRAPLWVALVVTTVMMMGFSARMVPSMALITGSVEPRRRGGFMSVNSSIQQMSAGLAAMLAGQVVGGSAATGITRFGTVGLIAAGATLLCLPLAARIRPAEPVAPLRPAARRADQTEISGDAEPRRATGT